A genomic window from Phormidium ambiguum IAM M-71 includes:
- a CDS encoding element excision factor XisH family protein, whose amino-acid sequence MYDDFFTSSFIQEVIAEHQLKLLIFEPNREEVVLWID is encoded by the coding sequence ATTTATGATGATTTTTTTACCAGTAGTTTTATTCAGGAAGTTATCGCAGAGCATCAACTAAAACTGCTAATTTTTGAGCCAAACAGAGAGGAGGTTGTTTTATGGATCGACTAA
- a CDS encoding plasmid mobilization protein — protein MLTTTTNPTKTLPPKCGRTETVRVRLTTLEKEDLAKRATEAGEKNISDYLRKRAFNSVYTVPAINEQACTELRKMSTHLYQMTRFVEKAVQAGQIPTQSLEVLQEFSKKLGEYHQELRGKIVSEFLTEPTK, from the coding sequence GTGCTTACAACCACAACCAATCCAACCAAAACTTTACCACCCAAATGCGGACGAACTGAAACCGTCCGAGTACGCCTAACAACCTTAGAAAAAGAAGATTTAGCAAAACGGGCAACAGAAGCAGGCGAAAAAAACATCTCTGATTACCTGCGAAAACGCGCTTTTAATTCCGTCTATACCGTACCTGCTATCAACGAACAAGCTTGTACCGAACTGCGGAAAATGAGTACGCACCTTTACCAAATGACAAGGTTTGTAGAAAAAGCAGTACAAGCAGGGCAAATCCCCACACAAAGCCTTGAAGTTCTACAAGAATTCAGCAAAAAGCTGGGTGAATATCACCAAGAACTAAGAGGAAAAATCGTCAGTGAATTTCTCACTGAACCAACTAAGTAG
- a CDS encoding SMEK domain-containing protein, translating to MNIKQSLDRISQLMSFFVCLVKAYTAQGKTDINKDAETILIPLLAEVYGYRQLINLNSKHENYPGIDLGDETARVAFQITSTSDTEKVKKTLRKFIEYKLYEKYDKLIIYNLIEKQHSYSGAGYEEIIQGKFVFDKDKHIWDFQNILKKVAYFQIDKVRKIESILEANLGEKRIPPEWEVIDKVEQIVNKYSQFFVGRSEDLQKLNKFLCENSSGITLVKAGAGFGKTALLANWISTRRNKDCCIAYHFFNHQYNCTRSVKSAYRNLLRQLYLYYNLSYEQIPDDEEQLRIRLYNLLREPCTLENISLIIVIDGLDEAENPFSPPFPTPLPKNLFVFASARAEEGEEPEYLRGWMDCAEAICLGRLCNETIKDWLRQAGEGELEAFADNAYFVSQLDEIAQGFPLYIHFLTEELIRTQQLGQDVQAVLTHSPKGFGNYVQEQFKLLARVDEIKQQREVQKLFALLSIALGMLSADDICELTNLNEWDLAALPWQATRWFNIQLRFYSFTHPLLAQEFQRILPHQVSSVKTELIAYCSRWYEHQSPYALRHYAEHLRKAKRWEELWTIARNEDFAATQQEHLPDEPDLPLKTLQTALLSGSETDNAGAMAEFLLAHAKHYMKKTVQKSPLDALQNKSLKQTLALADLYNPRICVLWYLLLAWTLKEQNKWEEASKTLEQLQHKKLPRLSDWQGDYAAYFLIYAYEINEKAFLALQKQILDWRSHLALCRNLTERGYFTIALTVTQSIDIERERIQATGEIAVALAKAGNFTEALNTIESFGEIKRTWLGKVAIEIAIAGDTDTALRTAELVHDAAEQAKILGEIAQSIAVAEKQEVVESIFNSALKKTELISNQRQKVRVIWQIASLMAKAGKREIAHSTLYTALEVTELSEYKHQQEWEYEIGEIAAAFGIAQEYKKALELTEKIKDKSLNSLALVNIVKAIARAGNFALAQETAKQIRDRVQQARALGKIVKAVARSGDFTAALEILQQISNELHYTEALVEIVEAMAMSGDFTAALKTTSRIYHYGARARALRKIAMIKVATGDKQAAIFTFKTALEKIMLIENKLQMELHEDKRALEILEKNSILGLEPFAQIIEKSRAKSIVKEEDFAPAFEKAYQLYDERHKAWALAEIAQIMASLGLGEQAVKTAKMILINQHFFLPRVALIFAQTGDKENFKQLLIPCAYYLYAANQMGGLLAPLYPEQAATVAKVMSEFR from the coding sequence ATGAATATTAAGCAATCGCTAGACAGAATAAGCCAGTTGATGTCATTTTTTGTATGCCTAGTCAAGGCTTATACAGCCCAGGGAAAAACAGATATTAATAAGGATGCTGAAACTATATTAATTCCTCTCCTAGCTGAAGTTTACGGTTACAGACAACTCATAAATTTGAATTCCAAACATGAGAACTATCCCGGTATTGATTTAGGAGATGAAACTGCCAGAGTTGCTTTTCAAATTACATCTACATCTGATACAGAAAAAGTTAAAAAAACATTACGTAAGTTTATAGAATATAAGTTATACGAAAAATATGACAAACTAATTATTTACAATTTAATAGAAAAGCAACATTCTTATTCTGGTGCTGGTTATGAAGAAATAATTCAGGGAAAGTTTGTTTTCGATAAAGATAAACACATTTGGGACTTCCAGAACATTCTCAAAAAGGTTGCTTACTTTCAAATTGATAAAGTACGCAAAATTGAGAGCATATTAGAGGCAAATTTAGGTGAAAAAAGAATACCGCCTGAATGGGAGGTGATTGATAAGGTAGAGCAAATCGTTAACAAATACTCCCAGTTTTTTGTGGGGCGATCCGAAGACCTCCAAAAACTGAACAAATTTTTATGTGAAAACTCTAGTGGTATAACACTTGTTAAGGCTGGTGCTGGTTTTGGAAAAACGGCACTGCTGGCAAACTGGATTAGCACACGCCGAAACAAAGACTGCTGTATCGCCTACCATTTTTTCAATCATCAATATAATTGTACTCGCTCTGTCAAAAGTGCTTATCGCAATCTGCTGCGCCAACTTTATCTTTACTACAACCTAAGCTATGAGCAGATACCAGACGATGAAGAGCAATTGAGGATAAGGCTTTATAACCTTTTGCGAGAACCTTGCACACTAGAAAACATTTCCTTGATTATTGTTATAGATGGTTTAGATGAAGCTGAAAATCCCTTTTCGCCGCCTTTTCCCACTCCACTACCTAAGAATTTGTTTGTGTTCGCCTCAGCGAGAGCAGAGGAAGGGGAGGAACCAGAATATTTACGTGGTTGGATGGATTGTGCAGAAGCAATTTGTCTTGGGCGTTTATGCAATGAGACGATAAAAGACTGGTTACGACAAGCTGGTGAGGGTGAATTAGAAGCATTTGCAGATAATGCCTATTTTGTAAGCCAACTTGATGAAATTGCCCAAGGTTTTCCACTTTACATACATTTTCTCACCGAAGAACTGATTCGGACACAACAACTAGGTCAAGACGTGCAGGCGGTCTTAACGCACAGCCCAAAAGGGTTTGGGAATTACGTTCAAGAACAGTTCAAACTACTGGCACGGGTGGATGAAATAAAGCAGCAGCGGGAGGTGCAAAAATTATTTGCTCTATTATCTATAGCGTTGGGAATGCTCTCAGCAGATGATATTTGTGAATTGACCAATCTGAATGAATGGGATTTAGCAGCTCTTCCTTGGCAGGCAACACGCTGGTTCAATATTCAATTACGTTTCTACAGCTTCACTCATCCATTACTCGCACAGGAGTTTCAACGTATTCTGCCGCATCAGGTATCCTCGGTCAAAACTGAGTTAATTGCTTATTGTAGCCGTTGGTACGAACATCAAAGTCCTTATGCACTACGACATTATGCAGAGCATTTGCGAAAAGCGAAGCGATGGGAGGAGTTGTGGACGATCGCTCGTAACGAAGACTTTGCCGCTACCCAACAGGAACACTTGCCGGATGAGCCTGATTTGCCTCTGAAGACGTTACAGACAGCTTTACTGAGTGGATCTGAGACAGATAATGCAGGCGCAATGGCAGAGTTTTTATTGGCACACGCAAAGCATTATATGAAGAAAACGGTACAAAAGTCACCTTTGGATGCGCTGCAAAACAAGAGCTTAAAACAAACTTTAGCACTGGCTGACTTATACAATCCTAGAATTTGTGTGCTTTGGTATCTGTTGTTAGCTTGGACACTCAAGGAACAGAATAAATGGGAAGAAGCAAGTAAAACATTAGAACAGTTGCAGCATAAGAAGTTGCCTCGTTTATCTGACTGGCAAGGTGATTATGCTGCTTATTTCCTCATCTATGCTTATGAGATTAATGAAAAGGCTTTTTTAGCTTTGCAAAAGCAAATTTTAGATTGGCGCTCCCATCTGGCTTTATGCAGAAACCTCACAGAACGAGGTTACTTCACTATAGCCTTGACTGTAACGCAATCGATTGATATTGAACGTGAACGTATACAAGCAACAGGAGAGATAGCTGTAGCTTTAGCAAAAGCTGGAAATTTCACTGAAGCCTTAAATACGATAGAATCCTTTGGAGAAATCAAGAGAACCTGGTTAGGGAAGGTAGCTATAGAAATTGCTATAGCAGGAGATACTGACACAGCTCTGAGAACAGCAGAGCTGGTTCATGACGCAGCTGAGCAGGCAAAGATATTGGGAGAAATAGCCCAGTCAATAGCTGTAGCAGAAAAGCAGGAAGTTGTTGAATCTATCTTCAATTCTGCTTTAAAAAAAACAGAATTGATTAGCAATCAACGACAAAAAGTAAGAGTTATTTGGCAAATAGCAAGTTTAATGGCAAAAGCTGGAAAGAGAGAAATTGCACACTCTACTTTATACACAGCGTTAGAAGTAACCGAATTGAGCGAATACAAACACCAACAAGAATGGGAGTATGAAATAGGAGAAATAGCGGCTGCTTTCGGAATAGCTCAAGAGTATAAAAAAGCTCTAGAATTAACTGAAAAAATCAAGGATAAAAGTTTAAATTCATTAGCTTTAGTAAATATAGTTAAGGCAATAGCAAGAGCAGGTAATTTTGCTTTAGCTCAGGAGACCGCTAAGCAGATTCGTGACAGGGTTCAACAGGCAAGAGCATTAGGAAAAATAGTCAAAGCTGTGGCACGATCAGGAGATTTCACTGCTGCTCTAGAAATATTACAGCAAATTAGCAACGAACTTCACTATACAGAGGCTTTGGTAGAAATTGTCGAAGCAATGGCAATGTCAGGAGACTTTACTGCTGCTTTAAAAACCACATCTCGAATTTATCACTACGGCGCAAGAGCAAGAGCTTTAAGGAAGATAGCTATGATAAAAGTAGCAACAGGAGACAAGCAAGCTGCTATATTTACGTTCAAAACTGCTTTAGAAAAAATAATGTTAATAGAAAATAAATTGCAGATGGAATTGCATGAAGATAAAAGGGCGTTAGAAATTCTCGAAAAAAACTCAATTTTAGGTTTGGAACCGTTTGCTCAAATAATAGAAAAATCGCGTGCTAAATCGATAGTCAAAGAAGAGGATTTTGCTCCAGCTTTTGAAAAGGCATATCAGCTTTATGATGAAAGACACAAGGCTTGGGCGTTGGCAGAAATTGCTCAAATAATGGCATCTTTAGGGCTTGGTGAGCAAGCCGTGAAAACAGCAAAGATGATTCTAATTAACCAGCACTTCTTTTTGCCTAGAGTCGCTCTTATTTTTGCTCAAACAGGAGATAAGGAAAACTTTAAGCAGTTATTAATTCCCTGTGCTTACTACTTGTATGCTGCTAATCAAATGGGTGGCCTTCTAGCACCGCTCTATCCCGAACAGGCTGCTACAGTGGCAAAGGTTATGAGCGAATTTCGTTAA
- a CDS encoding XisI protein has protein sequence MDRLNYRELVQTIIKNHLGNSLNTNTEVQLIFDTERERYQLLHIGWQDLHRVFGCIIYIEIKNNKIWIERDGTEIGVANELLEAGVPKEDIVLAFHAPYKRKYTEFAVG, from the coding sequence ATGGATCGACTAAACTATCGCGAACTGGTGCAGACAATCATTAAAAATCATTTGGGGAATAGTTTAAATACTAATACAGAAGTGCAATTAATATTTGATACAGAACGCGAGCGCTATCAATTATTGCATATCGGTTGGCAAGATTTGCACCGAGTATTTGGTTGCATCATCTATATCGAAATTAAAAATAACAAAATCTGGATCGAACGTGATGGCACTGAAATCGGAGTGGCTAATGAATTACTTGAAGCTGGAGTACCTAAAGAAGATATAGTTTTAGCTTTTCACGCTCCTTATAAACGGAAGTATACCGAGTTTGCTGTTGGTTAA